One Janthinobacterium sp. TB1-E2 genomic region harbors:
- the cobT gene encoding nicotinate-nucleotide--dimethylbenzimidazole phosphoribosyltransferase produces MPIPHITSTANPTLVSALEHAINSKTKPLGSLGMLETLARQIGLIQQSTQLALRQPAIIVFAADHGVVAEGISAYPQSVTWQMVENFLGNGAAINVFARQSDCALYIVDAGVNHDFGPRDGLLDRKQGPGTRNFAKEPAMSEEQCLAAMQAGMDLVATLDGNVLGFGEMGIGNTTAAAALMHKLTRTPVADCVGAGTGLSKEGILHKQQVIEVAVAHHAAVNAPLDVLATFGGFEIAMMAGAMLKAAERRMILLIDGFIVSSALLVAARLQPAILDYCVFSHCSDENGHRQLLASLGARPLLQLDLRLGEGTGSALALPLLHAAVNFMREMATFASAQVSEKSTPD; encoded by the coding sequence ATGCCTATCCCACACATTACCTCTACCGCCAATCCCACCCTGGTCAGCGCCCTCGAACACGCCATCAATAGCAAGACCAAGCCGCTGGGCAGTCTCGGCATGCTGGAAACCCTGGCCCGCCAGATCGGCCTGATCCAGCAAAGCACGCAACTGGCATTGCGCCAACCCGCCATCATCGTTTTCGCGGCCGACCATGGCGTCGTGGCCGAAGGCATTTCCGCCTACCCGCAAAGCGTGACGTGGCAAATGGTGGAGAACTTCCTCGGCAACGGCGCCGCCATCAACGTCTTCGCCCGCCAGAGCGATTGCGCCCTCTATATAGTAGACGCCGGCGTGAACCATGACTTTGGCCCACGCGACGGCTTGCTCGACCGCAAGCAAGGCCCAGGCACCCGCAACTTTGCCAAAGAGCCCGCCATGAGCGAGGAGCAATGCCTGGCCGCCATGCAGGCGGGAATGGACCTGGTCGCCACACTGGATGGCAATGTGCTGGGCTTTGGCGAAATGGGTATCGGCAACACCACGGCCGCCGCCGCACTGATGCACAAGCTGACGCGAACACCGGTCGCCGACTGCGTGGGCGCCGGCACCGGCCTGTCGAAGGAAGGGATACTGCACAAACAGCAGGTGATCGAAGTGGCCGTCGCCCATCATGCGGCAGTCAACGCGCCACTCGACGTGCTTGCTACCTTTGGTGGCTTCGAAATCGCCATGATGGCCGGCGCCATGCTCAAGGCGGCCGAACGGCGCATGATTCTGCTGATCGACGGCTTCATCGTCAGCAGCGCCCTGCTGGTGGCGGCCCGTCTGCAACCGGCCATCCTCGATTACTGCGTGTTTTCGCACTGCTCCGATGAAAACGGCCATCGCCAGTTGCTGGCCAGCCTGGGAGCGCGTCCGCTGCTGCAGCTCGATTTGCGCCTCGGTGAAGGCACGGGTTCGGCGCTGGCCTTGCCGCTGCTGCACGCGGCCGTCAACTTCATGCGCGAGATGGCGACGTTTGCCTCGGCCCAGGTCAGCGAAAAGTCCACGCCAGACTAA
- the pedF gene encoding cytochrome c-550 PedF: MTYSIRTLLGMAAAGAVALTSLLTLPHAYAHGNVTPQGVDTTGLPKVGDKWLEQNPYRGNKLALTVGTSAYNQNCARCHGIEAISGGIAPDLRQLDRDCFGIKNETKKQACYKETDNYYLTTIRHGKVRNGAVYMPPFEGVFNQEAMWAIKTYLETRRESN; the protein is encoded by the coding sequence ATGACCTATTCGATTCGTACCCTGCTCGGCATGGCGGCCGCCGGCGCCGTCGCCCTCACTTCCCTGCTGACCTTGCCGCATGCCTATGCGCATGGCAACGTCACGCCGCAAGGCGTCGACACCACAGGCTTGCCCAAAGTGGGCGACAAGTGGCTCGAACAAAACCCGTATCGCGGCAACAAGCTGGCTCTGACGGTCGGCACCTCGGCCTACAACCAGAATTGCGCCCGCTGCCACGGCATCGAAGCCATTTCGGGCGGTATCGCGCCGGACTTGCGCCAGCTGGACCGCGATTGCTTCGGTATCAAGAATGAGACAAAGAAACAGGCTTGCTACAAGGAGACGGACAATTACTACCTGACCACCATCCGTCACGGTAAAGTGCGCAATGGCGCCGTGTACATGCCGCCGTTCGAAGGCGTGTTCAACCAGGAAGCCATGTGGGCCATCAAGACCTATCTGGAAACCCGCCGCGAATCCAATTAA